A region from the Bacillota bacterium genome encodes:
- the fdrA gene encoding acyl-CoA synthetase FdrA, whose amino-acid sequence MRSVVVSQTYFDSVTLMKISSVLTGLTGVRQAVAIMATEANKQTVREAGLLVEGLDGLGATDLLIAVEADEEASAEAAITRARELLKGEAPGSTPARRAAPRTLDSALGILPGANLALISVPGVYAAAEAARALRRGLHAMVFSDNVTVEDELRLKILAREKGLLLMGPDCGTAILNGVPLAFANAVRRGSIGIVGAAGTGIQQVSVLVERLGSGVSQAIGTGGRDLSARVGGITMLQGLAALEADEETRVIVLVSKPPAGETARAVLAAVRGCSKPVVVVFLGGDRRPIEEAGAYAATTLAEAARLAVVLDRGETVVRGDEGWDEEGEAVARREAERMAGVQRYLRGLYSGGTLCDEAMLILRELIGTVYSNVPLDPRLRLPDAWTGVADTVVDLGDDQFTRGRPHPMIDPALRVARLEREAADPEVAVVLLDVVLGYGAHPDPAGALAAAITRAKERAAAEGRYLSVVASVCGTPADPQGLDEQEATLRSAGVILQPSNALAARMAGLICRIARGRR is encoded by the coding sequence GTGCGATCCGTGGTGGTGAGCCAGACCTACTTCGACTCTGTGACGCTCATGAAGATTTCCTCTGTGCTCACGGGCTTGACCGGAGTCAGGCAGGCAGTGGCCATCATGGCGACGGAGGCCAATAAGCAGACGGTGAGGGAAGCCGGGCTGCTCGTGGAAGGGCTCGACGGGCTGGGCGCCACCGACCTGCTGATCGCGGTCGAGGCTGACGAGGAGGCGTCTGCGGAGGCGGCCATTACGCGGGCCCGAGAGCTGCTCAAGGGTGAAGCGCCGGGCTCTACACCCGCGAGGCGCGCCGCCCCCAGGACCCTGGACTCGGCTCTGGGAATCCTGCCCGGGGCGAATCTGGCCCTGATTTCAGTGCCGGGGGTTTATGCGGCTGCCGAGGCTGCCAGGGCCCTGCGCAGGGGCCTCCACGCCATGGTCTTCAGCGACAATGTGACCGTGGAAGATGAGTTGCGGCTGAAGATCCTGGCCCGGGAGAAGGGGCTTCTCCTCATGGGACCCGACTGCGGAACGGCGATCCTGAACGGTGTGCCCCTGGCGTTTGCCAATGCCGTGAGGCGAGGTTCCATCGGGATCGTGGGGGCGGCGGGGACCGGGATTCAGCAGGTTTCCGTGCTAGTTGAAAGGCTCGGATCGGGGGTGTCGCAGGCCATTGGTACCGGGGGGCGCGACCTATCCGCCCGTGTGGGCGGCATCACCATGCTCCAGGGTCTGGCGGCACTGGAAGCCGATGAGGAAACCCGTGTGATCGTCCTGGTCTCCAAGCCACCCGCAGGCGAAACGGCGAGGGCCGTGCTGGCCGCGGTCCGCGGATGCTCGAAGCCCGTCGTGGTGGTATTCCTCGGCGGTGATCGCCGCCCGATCGAAGAGGCGGGCGCGTACGCAGCCACGACGCTGGCGGAAGCTGCACGCCTGGCCGTGGTGCTGGATCGAGGGGAAACGGTGGTGCGGGGCGACGAGGGCTGGGATGAGGAAGGCGAGGCTGTTGCGCGGCGCGAGGCCGAGCGTATGGCCGGGGTCCAGCGTTACCTGCGCGGCCTTTACTCCGGAGGCACCCTGTGCGACGAGGCGATGCTCATACTTCGCGAGTTGATAGGTACGGTGTACTCCAATGTCCCGCTCGACCCTCGGCTGCGCCTGCCCGACGCCTGGACAGGCGTTGCCGATACGGTGGTAGATCTCGGCGACGATCAGTTCACGCGGGGCAGACCCCATCCTATGATCGATCCCGCCCTCCGGGTAGCCCGGTTGGAGCGGGAGGCAGCCGATCCGGAGGTGGCCGTCGTCCTGCTGGACGTGGTGCTGGGCTACGGAGCGCACCCTGATCCTGCGGGCGCGCTGGCCGCGGCCATAACCAGGGCCAAGGAACGGGCCGCGGCGGAGGGACGTTACCTCAGTGTGGTGGCCTCCGTGTGCGGTACCCCTGCTGATCCCCAGGGCCTGGATGAACAGGAGGCGACGCTGCGTAGCGCAGGGGTCATCCTGCAACCCAGTAATGCCCTTGCTGCGCGCATGGCGGGGCTGATATGCCGGATAGCGCGTGGCCGGCGGTAG
- a CDS encoding DUF1116 domain-containing protein, translated as MSRVAGLFRQELRVVNIGLEGFAETLEALRVPHVHLDWRPPAGGKTELGAALAVLDGHFDAVEEANQEAFGRICSAQPVWTEVTQADAVIPALREDVVLHAGPPLDWERACGPVRGAVIGALLFEGMARSAKEAERLVATGRVRLEPCHHHGAVGPMAGVVSRSMPVVVVENRTHGNRAFATLNEGLGKVLRFGAYSEEVLVRLRWMGDVLAPALRAAVRASGGIDLKQIMARALHMGDECHNRNVAATSLLVRELLPHLGRAGLGGAAVAEVGEFLRRNDHFFLNLSMAACKATMDAAHGIPHCTLVTAMARNGTDFGIRVSGTRDRWFTVPAPRVEGLYFVGFTAEDASPDLGDSSITETAGLGGFAMAAAPAIVQFVGGTPEDALGFTREMAEITFGRNQTLTIPALGFGGTPTGIDVRKVVETGIAPVINTGIAHKEPGVGQVGAGLTRAPVECHAQALLALVEEERAG; from the coding sequence TTGTCGCGAGTAGCGGGTCTCTTTCGGCAGGAGCTGAGAGTGGTGAACATTGGCCTCGAGGGGTTCGCCGAGACCCTGGAGGCCTTGCGCGTACCGCACGTACACCTTGACTGGCGTCCTCCGGCGGGAGGGAAAACGGAACTGGGTGCCGCTCTGGCCGTCCTGGACGGGCACTTTGATGCCGTCGAGGAGGCCAACCAGGAGGCCTTCGGGCGGATCTGCTCTGCCCAACCCGTCTGGACGGAGGTGACGCAGGCCGACGCGGTCATCCCCGCGTTAAGAGAAGACGTGGTTCTGCATGCCGGCCCGCCTCTCGACTGGGAGCGGGCATGCGGCCCCGTCAGGGGGGCAGTTATAGGGGCGTTGCTGTTCGAGGGCATGGCCCGTTCCGCGAAGGAAGCCGAACGTCTGGTGGCGACCGGACGGGTGCGGCTGGAGCCCTGCCACCATCACGGTGCGGTGGGGCCCATGGCCGGCGTCGTGTCCAGGTCCATGCCGGTTGTGGTGGTGGAGAATCGGACCCACGGCAACCGGGCATTTGCCACTCTCAACGAAGGTCTGGGCAAGGTGCTGCGTTTCGGAGCTTACTCGGAAGAGGTCCTGGTGCGGCTCCGTTGGATGGGGGACGTGCTCGCGCCGGCGCTGCGGGCGGCCGTGAGGGCGAGCGGGGGTATTGACCTGAAACAGATCATGGCCAGGGCGCTTCACATGGGAGATGAATGCCACAACCGGAACGTGGCGGCCACTTCGCTCCTGGTGCGGGAGTTGCTACCGCATCTGGGCCGCGCGGGGCTTGGCGGTGCGGCGGTTGCCGAGGTGGGGGAATTCCTCAGGCGGAACGATCACTTTTTCTTGAACCTGTCGATGGCTGCGTGCAAGGCCACCATGGATGCCGCCCATGGCATACCACACTGTACGCTGGTAACGGCGATGGCCCGGAACGGCACTGACTTCGGGATACGGGTCAGCGGGACCCGCGACCGGTGGTTTACGGTTCCTGCCCCGCGGGTGGAGGGGTTGTACTTCGTTGGCTTCACCGCCGAGGACGCCAGTCCCGATCTGGGGGACAGCAGCATCACGGAAACGGCGGGCCTGGGGGGCTTTGCCATGGCGGCCGCCCCCGCCATCGTCCAGTTCGTGGGTGGCACCCCCGAGGATGCCCTGGGCTTCACGCGGGAAATGGCGGAGATCACGTTCGGCCGCAACCAGACCCTGACCATCCCTGCCCTGGGCTTTGGGGGAACCCCCACGGGAATCGATGTGAGGAAGGTGGTGGAAACTGGGATTGCTCCTGTCATCAACACCGGCATCGCTCACAAGGAGCCGGGAGTGGGGCAGGTAGGTGCGGGGCTTACACGAGCACCCGTGGAGTGCCATGCTCAAGCGCTGCTTGCCCTGGTTGAGGAGGAGCGGGCCGGGTAA
- a CDS encoding ring-opening amidohydrolase, translating to MQKIEVFRIATGSPDDVSGLARLLDEGTLKAEDIICVLGKTEGNGCVNDFTRGFATLACALLLAERMGVSPEEVTRRVAFIMSGGTEGVMSPHLTVFARREVPAAPAKGKRLAAGTAFTRDFVPEEIGTMVQVREVARAVRTAMGDAEIHDPADVHFVQIKCPLLTADRIQEAERRGKEVVVHDTYKSMGYSRGASALGVALALGEVDGARLGDEAICRDFSLYSGVASTSAGVELKKCEIILLGNSADSASDLLIGHAVMRDAIDADAVKEALRSAGLKFDCCPSRGDLARVVNVFAKAEASTSGTVRGRRHVMLDDSDINHTRHARAVVNAVIASIVGDPMVYVSGGAEHQGPDGGGPVAAIVRAG from the coding sequence GTGCAGAAGATCGAGGTGTTCAGGATCGCGACCGGCTCGCCGGATGATGTCTCCGGGCTGGCGCGGCTCCTGGACGAAGGGACGCTGAAGGCAGAGGATATCATCTGTGTTCTGGGCAAGACCGAGGGAAACGGCTGCGTGAACGACTTCACCCGCGGTTTTGCCACCCTGGCGTGCGCGTTGCTCCTGGCGGAGAGAATGGGTGTTTCGCCCGAGGAGGTGACTCGCAGGGTAGCGTTCATCATGTCGGGTGGGACGGAAGGTGTGATGAGTCCTCACCTCACCGTGTTCGCGCGCCGCGAGGTGCCGGCCGCGCCCGCGAAGGGAAAGCGTCTGGCGGCGGGGACTGCGTTCACGCGGGATTTTGTGCCCGAGGAAATCGGTACCATGGTCCAGGTGCGGGAAGTGGCGCGCGCGGTCAGGACCGCCATGGGGGACGCCGAAATCCACGATCCGGCCGATGTCCACTTCGTGCAAATCAAGTGCCCGCTGCTGACGGCAGACCGCATCCAGGAGGCGGAGCGCAGGGGCAAAGAGGTGGTGGTGCATGACACCTACAAGTCGATGGGGTATTCCCGGGGAGCCTCCGCGCTGGGTGTTGCCCTAGCACTCGGCGAGGTGGACGGGGCACGTCTTGGCGACGAAGCTATCTGCAGGGACTTCAGCCTGTACTCGGGTGTGGCCTCGACTTCGGCGGGCGTGGAGCTCAAGAAGTGCGAGATCATCCTGCTGGGCAACTCGGCGGACTCGGCCAGCGACCTGTTGATCGGACACGCGGTGATGAGAGATGCCATTGATGCCGATGCTGTGAAGGAAGCGTTGCGGAGCGCGGGCCTGAAGTTCGACTGTTGCCCGTCCCGGGGCGACCTGGCGAGGGTGGTTAACGTCTTCGCGAAGGCTGAGGCCAGTACCAGTGGGACGGTGCGCGGCCGCAGGCATGTCATGCTGGACGACTCGGACATCAACCACACCCGCCACGCCCGGGCCGTGGTTAACGCCGTGATCGCGTCCATCGTGGGAGATCCCATGGTCTACGTGTCCGGCGGCGCTGAACACCAGGGTCCCGACGGCGGCGGACCGGTGGCGGCGATCGTCCGCGCCGGATAG
- a CDS encoding isoprenylcysteine carboxylmethyltransferase family protein, translating into MAEYGRWGLALWNVVAFALFLLLLPFRKRANATQVKGIYMGFIVSLFLEMYGFPLSAYILSWGLGRAPEPGVLPPIYRYGLTRLYPMLGNLGLTLLLAGMLLVVWGWTAIYRAQGELVTRGIYGWVRHPQYLGLIVMTFGMLLQWPTLPILVMWPILTWAYCRLCLIEERELAATFGEQYRVYRQKVPMLFPFRTGSVLKF; encoded by the coding sequence GTGGCAGAGTACGGAAGATGGGGTTTGGCCTTGTGGAACGTGGTCGCTTTCGCCCTCTTCCTCCTCCTGCTGCCTTTTCGTAAGAGAGCGAACGCGACTCAGGTCAAGGGGATCTACATGGGCTTCATCGTTTCCCTCTTCCTGGAAATGTACGGGTTTCCCCTGAGCGCGTATATCCTTAGCTGGGGCCTGGGAAGGGCGCCGGAACCGGGAGTGCTGCCGCCCATCTACCGCTATGGACTGACGCGACTCTACCCGATGCTCGGTAACCTCGGCCTCACGCTACTGCTGGCGGGCATGTTGTTGGTCGTCTGGGGGTGGACGGCCATCTATCGGGCTCAGGGCGAGCTGGTGACCCGGGGAATCTACGGGTGGGTGAGGCATCCTCAGTACCTGGGGTTGATCGTGATGACCTTCGGGATGCTGCTGCAGTGGCCCACTCTGCCCATTCTGGTGATGTGGCCGATACTGACCTGGGCGTACTGCCGCCTGTGTCTGATAGAGGAACGAGAGCTGGCGGCTACCTTCGGCGAGCAGTATCGCGTTTATAGACAAAAGGTACCCATGTTGTTTCCCTTTCGTACCGGAAGTGTGTTAAAATTCTAG
- a CDS encoding ABC transporter permease: MSSSSKLVAVGLQLLALVLAVVGALAVGALLLLMVGADPVKAYRAMFLGPLGGRYGATELLVRATPLLLVSLGIVVSFRASVLNIGAEGQIIAGAVAGTAVALAIPQWPGWMLSPLVFLVGAAAGAGWGALAGWLKARLAVNEILSTIMLNQIALHLSTFLIRGPLMDPAQTAYGAGYPQTALLPRQVWLPRLISGSRAHVGFLLAIVAAVLVFVLLWRTVVGYRLRAVGAGPEAARYAGINVGHYLVLAMALAGAFGGFAGVVEVVGVHHRLLDGISAGYGFSGIVVALLGRLHPLGCLPAALFFGMLVLGADMMQRAVAIPAAIVMAIEGLVILSVVSTDFLVSHPERLLALAARLARIRPSRRLKEAAR, translated from the coding sequence ATGAGCAGTTCAAGCAAGCTGGTTGCAGTGGGGTTACAGCTGTTGGCCCTGGTGCTGGCGGTGGTGGGCGCCCTCGCCGTGGGGGCCTTGTTGTTGCTCATGGTGGGTGCCGATCCGGTGAAAGCCTACCGGGCCATGTTCTTGGGTCCGCTGGGCGGGCGATACGGGGCCACTGAGTTGCTGGTGCGAGCTACGCCCCTGCTTCTGGTCAGCCTGGGTATCGTGGTGTCGTTTCGTGCCAGCGTATTGAACATCGGCGCAGAAGGACAGATCATAGCCGGGGCAGTGGCCGGGACTGCGGTGGCGCTGGCCATTCCCCAGTGGCCCGGGTGGATGCTGTCGCCCCTTGTGTTTCTGGTTGGTGCTGCCGCCGGAGCTGGGTGGGGTGCCCTGGCCGGGTGGTTGAAGGCCCGGCTGGCTGTCAACGAAATCCTCAGCACGATCATGCTCAACCAGATCGCCCTGCACCTGTCAACGTTCTTGATCCGCGGGCCCCTGATGGATCCCGCGCAGACCGCATACGGTGCGGGATATCCTCAGACGGCCCTCTTGCCGCGGCAGGTATGGCTTCCTCGCCTGATTTCCGGCAGCAGGGCGCACGTGGGCTTCTTGCTGGCGATCGTCGCTGCGGTCCTGGTCTTCGTTCTTCTGTGGCGGACCGTGGTCGGCTACCGGTTGAGAGCGGTGGGAGCCGGGCCTGAGGCGGCCCGCTATGCGGGCATAAACGTGGGGCACTACCTGGTTCTGGCCATGGCTCTGGCGGGTGCGTTTGGGGGATTCGCCGGCGTCGTGGAGGTCGTGGGCGTTCACCATCGCCTGCTCGACGGGATCTCCGCCGGGTACGGGTTCAGTGGTATCGTGGTGGCGCTTCTTGGCCGCCTGCACCCCTTGGGCTGCCTTCCCGCCGCTCTGTTCTTCGGTATGCTCGTCCTGGGAGCCGACATGATGCAGCGGGCAGTCGCCATTCCTGCAGCCATCGTGATGGCCATCGAGGGCCTCGTGATCCTGTCCGTGGTGAGCACGGACTTCCTCGTCAGCCACCCTGAGCGGCTGCTCGCTCTGGCCGCTCGCCTTGCGCGCATACGTCCGTCCCGCCGCTTGAAGGAGGCTGCCAGGTAG
- a CDS encoding ABC transporter permease, with protein MEELLRQGVVVGIVATGVRLAAPFLFAALGEMFSQRSGVYNLGVEGIMMLGAFSGFLVTWTTGSALLGTIFSVAIGVLMGLLMALVSVTLRAEQGISGIGMYLLGWGLSGLLFRRYVGFITGVKGFASWHVPVVSDVPVLGPVLFQHNWMVYAALLLVPVSAFVLYQTTWGLKVKAVGMTPEAADSLGVNVNVIRYQCVVLGSALAGLAGAALTLGQANMYADNITAGRGFIAVALVYFARWNPWGVLAGSLLFSTVSAFQLWVQVLGIRFPYEFVVILPYVMTIAALAMVSRRVWAPAALGKPFRRGAY; from the coding sequence ATGGAAGAGCTGCTGCGTCAAGGTGTCGTTGTGGGCATTGTGGCTACCGGGGTCCGACTGGCCGCCCCCTTTCTTTTCGCCGCCCTCGGGGAGATGTTCAGCCAGCGCTCGGGTGTGTACAACCTGGGCGTGGAAGGCATCATGATGCTGGGAGCCTTCAGCGGTTTCCTGGTTACGTGGACCACGGGTTCCGCGTTACTGGGGACGATATTCAGCGTGGCCATAGGTGTGCTGATGGGATTGCTGATGGCCCTGGTCAGCGTGACCTTGCGTGCGGAGCAGGGCATAAGCGGGATCGGAATGTACCTGCTCGGCTGGGGGTTGTCGGGGCTCCTGTTCCGGCGGTATGTCGGTTTCATCACCGGCGTGAAGGGCTTCGCTTCCTGGCACGTCCCGGTAGTGAGTGACGTGCCTGTACTGGGACCGGTACTGTTTCAGCACAACTGGATGGTTTACGCGGCGCTGTTACTGGTGCCGGTCTCTGCCTTCGTTTTGTATCAGACGACCTGGGGCTTGAAGGTCAAAGCGGTGGGGATGACGCCGGAGGCTGCCGATTCACTGGGTGTGAATGTTAACGTGATCAGATACCAGTGCGTGGTCCTGGGCAGCGCACTTGCCGGCCTCGCCGGCGCGGCCCTGACCCTGGGCCAGGCCAACATGTATGCCGACAACATCACGGCAGGACGGGGCTTTATCGCGGTTGCACTCGTTTACTTTGCGCGCTGGAACCCGTGGGGAGTGCTGGCAGGTTCCCTCTTGTTCAGTACGGTGAGCGCTTTCCAGCTCTGGGTTCAGGTCCTCGGGATCAGATTCCCCTATGAATTCGTCGTAATACTGCCCTATGTTATGACCATTGCCGCGCTGGCCATGGTCAGTCGACGGGTCTGGGCCCCGGCGGCGCTGGGCAAGCCGTTCCGGAGGGGGGCCTACTGA
- a CDS encoding BMP family protein, producing the protein MAANRKLHNALALLLIVALGLVGCRGAGGGAEPSSKIRIALVLPSTVDDMAWSQSMYEALKAVQKEMGENHLEIAISERLGTPVEGGAAIRQYAEQGYDIVIAHGAQFQQVVLEIAPDFPKTTFAYGAGFEAGDNVFAYDVEAQEGGYLLGMLAGLLSKAGVVGIVGPVEAGHTVKYNWGFRQGVASVRPGIKVNVAYTGSFNDVVGAGDLAKVQMDAGADVLTGSSQQAVGAIRAAAERPGVLWLSTEMDQSRLAPKTVVASQVYRWEKIVKRMIDLRKQGVVGGEHMTASFADGTLELRYNPELVGKVPQQVKDLVEETRRKIADGTLKIELPREQGR; encoded by the coding sequence ATGGCAGCGAACCGAAAACTCCATAATGCCCTGGCCCTGTTGCTGATCGTCGCGCTCGGGTTGGTTGGCTGCCGGGGAGCAGGAGGAGGGGCAGAGCCTTCGTCCAAGATCAGGATTGCTCTGGTGCTCCCCAGCACGGTGGACGATATGGCCTGGAGCCAGTCCATGTACGAGGCCCTCAAGGCAGTGCAGAAGGAGATGGGGGAAAACCACCTGGAGATTGCCATCAGCGAGCGCCTGGGGACCCCGGTTGAGGGTGGGGCAGCCATCCGCCAGTATGCCGAGCAGGGATATGACATCGTGATTGCCCACGGGGCGCAGTTCCAGCAAGTAGTGCTGGAGATTGCCCCTGACTTCCCGAAGACCACGTTCGCCTACGGAGCCGGATTTGAGGCGGGTGACAACGTCTTCGCCTACGACGTAGAAGCTCAGGAAGGGGGCTATCTCCTGGGCATGCTGGCCGGCCTGCTGAGCAAGGCCGGTGTCGTGGGGATCGTGGGACCCGTGGAGGCCGGTCACACCGTGAAGTATAACTGGGGTTTCCGTCAGGGTGTGGCCAGCGTGCGGCCGGGAATCAAGGTGAATGTGGCTTACACGGGCTCTTTCAACGATGTGGTGGGCGCCGGCGATCTGGCCAAGGTGCAGATGGATGCGGGAGCTGATGTACTGACAGGCTCTTCCCAGCAGGCGGTGGGAGCAATCCGGGCTGCGGCCGAGCGACCGGGGGTACTGTGGTTGTCTACCGAGATGGATCAGAGCCGCCTGGCCCCCAAGACGGTGGTGGCTTCCCAGGTGTACCGGTGGGAGAAAATCGTGAAGAGGATGATAGACCTGAGAAAGCAGGGCGTGGTGGGAGGAGAACACATGACCGCCTCCTTTGCGGATGGGACCCTCGAGCTCAGGTACAATCCTGAATTGGTGGGTAAGGTGCCCCAGCAGGTAAAGGATCTGGTCGAGGAAACGCGCCGCAAGATTGCCGACGGTACCCTCAAGATCGAACTCCCCCGGGAGCAGGGGAGGTGA
- a CDS encoding ABC transporter ATP-binding protein, translated as MRGIVKRFPGVVANDGVGIEVRAGEVLAILGENGAGKSTLMKILYGLYRPDAGQILVNGRPVRISCPRDAIALGIGMVHQHFTLVPSLTVAENVVLGLPSGRGPLLDLRAAAQQLRQLSQAYHLPVDPRALVWQLSVGEQQRVEILKLLYRGTSVLVLDEPTAVLSPQESTELMTVLRGMADSGRAIILITHKLGEVMTVSDRVTVLRGGRVVGTLPTSQADAQLLARMMVGAEMTQPSGVPRGTGGAPVLELRRVWSNGDKGVPALRGVSLQVNAGEILGIAGVSGNGQKELAEVAAGLRKVVGGCVLVNGRDVTRTPPAARIEGGLAYVPEDRITVGTIPSLTVAENVVLKDHHRPPYARWLLLRPKAIRGHACELVRSYEIRTPDVDTPVAHLSGGNLQRLILARELSGNPLALVAAYPTRGLDIRATGFVHRRLLEAKARGTGVLLISHDLDEILSLSDRVAVMYGGEVLAVLPREEADVHRLGLLMAGMRKDDNGSPEIERPSACPWDAAAWRGQRSS; from the coding sequence ATGCGGGGCATAGTAAAGCGCTTCCCGGGTGTGGTGGCCAACGACGGGGTCGGCATCGAAGTGCGGGCCGGTGAGGTCCTGGCCATACTGGGTGAAAACGGTGCCGGGAAGAGCACGCTGATGAAGATACTGTACGGCCTCTACCGCCCGGACGCGGGTCAGATTCTGGTCAACGGGCGGCCGGTTCGGATATCCTGTCCTCGTGATGCCATTGCTCTTGGCATCGGTATGGTTCACCAGCACTTCACGCTGGTGCCCAGCCTGACGGTGGCCGAGAACGTGGTGTTGGGGTTGCCTTCGGGCCGTGGCCCTCTGCTGGATCTGCGTGCGGCTGCGCAGCAATTGCGGCAGTTGTCACAGGCATACCACCTGCCGGTCGACCCCCGGGCGTTGGTGTGGCAGCTTAGCGTAGGAGAGCAGCAGCGGGTGGAAATTCTGAAGCTGCTCTACCGGGGTACAAGCGTGCTGGTGCTGGATGAACCGACAGCGGTGCTGAGCCCGCAGGAGTCGACGGAGCTGATGACGGTGTTGAGGGGCATGGCGGACTCGGGCCGCGCCATCATACTCATTACCCACAAGCTTGGGGAGGTCATGACCGTCAGCGACCGCGTCACGGTCTTGCGAGGCGGCCGGGTAGTGGGTACGCTGCCGACTTCGCAGGCCGACGCGCAGTTGCTGGCGAGGATGATGGTGGGCGCGGAAATGACTCAGCCGTCCGGGGTTCCCCGGGGGACGGGCGGGGCGCCGGTGCTGGAACTGCGGAGGGTTTGGTCCAACGGTGATAAGGGGGTCCCGGCACTGCGGGGCGTGTCCCTGCAGGTGAATGCGGGCGAAATCCTGGGCATAGCCGGAGTATCGGGGAACGGCCAGAAAGAGCTGGCTGAAGTCGCTGCAGGTCTACGGAAGGTTGTCGGTGGTTGCGTCCTGGTGAACGGTCGGGATGTCACCAGGACGCCTCCGGCCGCGCGCATAGAGGGCGGCCTGGCATACGTGCCGGAGGACCGTATCACGGTCGGGACTATACCTTCGCTTACGGTTGCCGAGAACGTGGTACTCAAGGACCATCACCGGCCCCCTTACGCGCGGTGGCTGCTCCTGCGGCCAAAGGCCATCAGGGGACATGCTTGTGAACTGGTGCGGTCGTACGAAATCAGGACTCCCGATGTTGACACTCCCGTCGCCCATCTTTCGGGCGGAAACCTCCAGCGCCTTATCCTCGCCAGGGAGTTGTCGGGCAATCCGCTCGCTCTGGTAGCCGCGTATCCCACTCGGGGCCTCGACATCCGGGCTACCGGGTTCGTCCACCGCCGGCTTCTGGAAGCAAAGGCCAGGGGCACAGGGGTATTGCTGATCTCCCATGATTTGGACGAAATCCTCAGCCTGAGTGACCGCGTGGCGGTGATGTACGGAGGAGAGGTGCTGGCTGTACTTCCCAGAGAGGAAGCCGATGTTCACCGCCTCGGCCTGCTGATGGCAGGTATGCGGAAGGATGACAACGGCTCACCCGAGATCGAAAGGCCTTCCGCCTGTCCCTGGGATGCCGCGGCCTGGCGGGGTCAACGTTCGTCATAG
- a CDS encoding GntR family transcriptional regulator: MSSGPRITAKHRAYESIKQGILNFVYKPGEFLTEAELARRIGLSRTPVREALLLLQAEGLVQLVPQKGAIVPPMAVRDVEEVLELRLLVEVFAAGKVLAGRQDALPRLHQLLKEQEVQLEAGFDPALFIGVDREFHRVFVAAAGNRRLLKLYEDLRDQQMRLGIQAVLSSAGRAREVVEEHRYIVRCLEEADEAGLRAAVEDHLMRTLAALRQDGVVHTAVLG; this comes from the coding sequence ATGAGTTCCGGTCCCAGGATCACGGCGAAACACCGAGCCTACGAGTCGATAAAGCAGGGGATTCTCAACTTCGTTTACAAGCCGGGTGAATTCTTGACAGAAGCCGAGCTTGCCAGGCGGATCGGGCTGAGCCGGACTCCCGTGCGGGAGGCGCTGCTGCTTTTGCAGGCCGAGGGACTGGTCCAGTTGGTGCCTCAAAAGGGTGCCATAGTCCCCCCGATGGCCGTCAGGGACGTAGAGGAGGTCCTCGAGTTGCGTCTGCTGGTGGAGGTGTTCGCCGCCGGCAAGGTGCTGGCAGGCCGGCAGGACGCTCTACCGCGCCTACACCAACTGCTAAAAGAGCAGGAGGTTCAGCTGGAGGCCGGGTTCGACCCTGCTCTGTTCATTGGTGTCGACCGGGAGTTTCATCGCGTCTTTGTGGCTGCAGCGGGCAACCGACGGCTTCTCAAGCTCTACGAGGACTTGCGCGACCAGCAGATGAGGCTTGGCATTCAGGCCGTTCTGTCCTCGGCGGGTCGTGCTCGGGAGGTGGTGGAGGAACACCGGTATATCGTCAGGTGTCTGGAGGAAGCCGACGAGGCAGGTCTAAGGGCAGCGGTCGAAGACCACTTGATGCGCACGCTGGCAGCGCTGAGGCAGGATGGCGTAGTACACACAGCTGTCCTTGGTTAG